A single region of the Thermococcus paralvinellae genome encodes:
- a CDS encoding DUF1931 family protein, with product MAEMIIPYPQLKKILERTCELAVIKPRAEEMMEIVEKKLSDLFEVAYENAKAENTGIIKLRHLPLTKGFKNSMNLFRAVIEDEKVEIEPIRKFVLKKIPSDLPLDEEVVNELPIITGTLFVLVGRVIKALHPEVKNVYPEHIEEAGKVLDYTL from the coding sequence ATGGCAGAGATGATAATACCATATCCTCAACTCAAGAAGATTCTTGAGAGAACATGTGAGTTGGCAGTAATAAAGCCAAGAGCGGAGGAGATGATGGAGATAGTTGAGAAGAAGCTCAGTGATCTCTTTGAAGTAGCCTATGAGAACGCAAAAGCGGAGAATACTGGAATAATAAAGCTCAGACACCTTCCGCTAACAAAAGGATTCAAGAATTCAATGAATCTCTTTAGAGCTGTCATTGAGGATGAGAAAGTTGAAATTGAGCCGATAAGGAAGTTTGTTCTTAAGAAGATACCCTCTGATCTGCCGCTTGACGAGGAGGTTGTTAACGAGTTGCCCATTATAACAGGAACGCTGTTTGTACTTGTTGGAAGAGTTATCAAGGCTTTGCACCCAGAGGTTAAGAATGTTTACCCAGAGCACATTGAAGAGGCTGGAAAGGTTCTGGATTATACGCTTTGA
- the ppcA gene encoding phosphoenolpyruvate carboxylase: protein MIPRTMSTQHPDNVYIPFFAQEPQLSGEDEIIEAFYAFSVLGIEEQMWDFEGKEVDEFVVKKLLERYPHFFRKHKLGRDFRLTPRVPNPSVEKAEAKLLLETLESIPRSADYSKIFYEEETAPIFEVILPMTTSANEINRVYELYKRYIVGKQYKRIYDIKLYEWIGEFFPGEINVIPLFETKEAILNSAEILREYLYGKDFEYQRVFLARSDPAMNYGLLSAVIYDKYALFKLQKLEDEESVDIYPIIGVGSAPFRGHLVPENVDNVLEEYRGAQTFTIQSSFKYDNPPKEVIKAVEKIKSSKRKEAEPIDEQILSILRKYEIEYSKQIKALAMLIREVAKFVPSRRKRKLHIGLFGYARDVNGFALPRAIKFTASLYSLGIPPEVLGLNALSEKDIEVVGEVYKGIYKDLSFAFSYFNPKSAEKFKFLRDILKMSQLFEFERNEEHCEITSKILHGEINEELIIKAASIRGFLG from the coding sequence ATGATACCAAGAACTATGAGCACTCAACATCCTGACAATGTGTATATACCTTTCTTTGCTCAGGAGCCTCAATTAAGTGGTGAGGATGAAATAATTGAAGCGTTTTATGCTTTCAGTGTTCTAGGAATAGAAGAACAAATGTGGGACTTCGAAGGAAAAGAGGTTGACGAGTTTGTTGTTAAAAAGCTTCTGGAGAGATACCCTCACTTCTTCCGAAAGCACAAGCTTGGAAGGGATTTTAGGTTAACTCCAAGAGTCCCAAATCCAAGTGTTGAGAAAGCCGAAGCAAAGCTTTTGCTTGAAACACTCGAAAGTATTCCCCGTTCAGCTGATTATTCGAAGATATTTTACGAAGAGGAGACTGCTCCGATATTTGAAGTTATCCTTCCAATGACAACTTCAGCAAACGAAATTAACAGAGTCTACGAGCTGTACAAACGTTATATTGTTGGAAAGCAGTACAAGAGGATCTACGACATAAAGCTCTACGAGTGGATTGGGGAATTCTTTCCTGGGGAGATTAATGTAATACCTCTCTTTGAAACAAAAGAGGCAATACTAAACTCAGCTGAAATATTGAGAGAGTACTTGTATGGGAAGGACTTTGAATACCAGCGTGTTTTCCTGGCAAGAAGTGATCCTGCCATGAACTATGGCCTGTTAAGCGCCGTTATCTATGATAAATATGCTCTCTTTAAGCTTCAGAAGCTTGAAGATGAGGAGAGTGTTGATATTTATCCGATAATTGGTGTTGGCAGTGCGCCTTTTAGAGGTCATCTTGTCCCTGAAAATGTTGACAATGTTCTGGAAGAGTATAGAGGGGCTCAGACGTTTACAATTCAAAGTTCATTTAAGTATGATAATCCACCAAAGGAAGTCATAAAAGCCGTTGAGAAAATTAAAAGCTCAAAGAGAAAAGAAGCTGAGCCAATTGATGAGCAAATCCTCTCAATTCTCCGAAAATATGAAATTGAATATTCCAAGCAGATTAAAGCTTTGGCAATGTTGATAAGAGAGGTTGCTAAGTTTGTTCCCTCTAGGAGAAAGAGAAAGCTCCACATTGGACTATTTGGTTATGCTAGGGACGTTAATGGTTTTGCACTTCCAAGAGCAATAAAGTTCACTGCATCTCTTTATTCCCTTGGCATACCTCCAGAGGTTCTTGGATTAAATGCACTTAGCGAAAAGGACATTGAAGTTGTGGGAGAAGTTTACAAGGGCATTTACAAAGATTTAAGCTTCGCATTCAGTTATTTCAACCCTAAATCAGCTGAGAAATTTAAATTCCTAAGGGACATTCTGAAAATGAGCCAATTGTTTGAATTTGAGAGAAATGAGGAACACTGTGAAATTACAAGCAAAATCTTGCATGGTGAGATTAATGAAGAGTTAATAATCAAAGCAGCGAGCATTAGGGGATTCTTGGGGTGA
- the mobA gene encoding molybdenum cofactor guanylyltransferase, which yields MRAYILAFPERRWDNYLIPLAEEPLVRIVEQRLRMTKRIDGVYTIIRKGQLRRFSLHISNPVEVKAKNKIEALYKVLPTSEELFLVEGNMPLVMPFLVNYLSTLFLDSDADALIPSWSDGTLEVTHAFYDAKALKSALEACLAENERKLSCIAKYLDYETISIEELAKRNPKVTLSFFKIKSSFDLRFAEETLKKLERKEL from the coding sequence ATGCGCGCTTATATTTTAGCATTCCCAGAAAGAAGATGGGACAACTATCTGATACCTTTAGCTGAGGAACCTCTAGTTAGAATAGTTGAGCAAAGGCTTAGAATGACAAAGAGGATTGATGGAGTTTACACAATAATAAGAAAAGGACAGTTGAGAAGATTCTCCCTCCACATCTCAAATCCCGTTGAAGTTAAAGCGAAGAACAAAATTGAAGCACTTTACAAAGTTTTACCAACTTCTGAAGAGCTATTCCTTGTTGAAGGAAATATGCCGCTAGTAATGCCTTTCCTAGTGAATTATCTCTCAACACTGTTTTTAGATTCAGATGCCGATGCATTAATTCCTTCATGGAGCGATGGAACATTAGAGGTTACACATGCGTTTTATGATGCAAAGGCATTAAAGAGTGCACTAGAAGCTTGCTTGGCAGAAAACGAGAGAAAGCTGAGCTGTATTGCAAAGTATTTAGACTATGAAACAATTAGCATCGAGGAGCTAGCTAAGAGAAATCCCAAAGTAACGCTAAGCTTCTTTAAAATTAAGAGCAGCTTTGATTTGAGATTCGCTGAAGAAACACTCAAAAAACTTGAAAGAAAAGAGCTTTAA
- a CDS encoding biotin transporter BioY, translating to MKAREIAYSALFAALTAVGAQISIPIGEVPVTLQVLFVLLSGLILGARLGFLSQVIYLLMGAIGLPVFAGLKGGFVYLYGPTGGYLIAFPVAAFLVGLISENKNDIIGYVIASIVGISVIYFLGWLRLGLYFGRNFEKAFVVGVAPFIIIDLIKAGIAVVVADRVKKSGVI from the coding sequence ATGAAGGCAAGGGAGATTGCTTACTCAGCTTTATTCGCTGCCTTAACTGCAGTTGGAGCTCAAATAAGCATTCCAATTGGAGAAGTGCCGGTAACTTTGCAGGTTCTCTTTGTTTTGCTCAGCGGATTGATTTTAGGAGCGCGTTTAGGTTTTCTAAGTCAGGTGATATATCTTCTGATGGGTGCTATTGGACTGCCTGTTTTTGCGGGACTTAAAGGTGGGTTTGTTTATCTCTATGGTCCAACGGGAGGATATCTAATAGCCTTCCCAGTAGCTGCATTTTTGGTTGGCTTGATAAGTGAGAATAAAAATGACATAATTGGTTATGTAATTGCCTCAATAGTTGGAATTTCAGTAATTTACTTCCTTGGTTGGCTTAGACTGGGTCTCTACTTCGGAAGAAACTTTGAAAAAGCCTTTGTAGTGGGTGTTGCACCATTTATAATAATCGACCTGATAAAAGCTGGGATTGCTGTGGTGGTTGCGGACAGGGTGAAAAAATCTGGGGTTATTTAA